The Oceanibaculum indicum P24 nucleotide sequence CGGGCGACAGCGCCGACGCCGCCGCAAAAGCCCGTGAGGGCCGGCTGGGTGCTGCCGACATGACGGGCGGGGCGATCAGCGTCTCCAATCTCGGCATGTTCGGTGCGAAGGCGCTCACGCCGATCATCAGTCCGCCGCAATCCGCCATTCTGGGCATCGGTGCTGTGGAGCAGCTCTTCCGCCCGGACAGTCAGGGCAAGCCGGCGCTGCGTCAGGAAATGACGCTTACTTTGTCCTGCGATCACCGCGTCTATGACGGCGTGCTGGCGGCCCGGCTGCTGCAGGCCATCGCCGAGGCGCTGGAGGCGCCGCATTCGCTTCTTCGTACCGAAGATTGAGGCATTGACCATGGATTTCCTGCTTAACGAGCAGCAGAAGATGATCATCGAGACCGCCCGCAAGGTGGGCGGGGAATATGGTCTGGAATACTGGCGCGAGATTGACGCCAAGAAGCAGTTCCCCACTGAAATCTGGAAGGCGATCTGCGAGTCCGGTCTCGCCGCCGCAGCCCTGCCGGAGGAGCATGGCGGCAGCGGCCTCGGCATGCTGGAACTGGCGCTGATCGTCGAGACGCTGGCCGCGAGCGGCGCCGGCTCCACGGTCGGGCAGCTGTTCATGAACAACCCGATCTTCGGCGGCGTCGGCATCTCGCGTTTCGGTACCGAGCAGATGAAACGCGACTATCTGCCGAAGCTGGTCAGCGGCGAGATGCTGTTCTGCATGGCGCTGACGGAACCCGATGCCGGCTCCAACAGCCTGGAAATCCAGACCTTCGCCAGGCGGGAGGGCAATGGCTTCCGCATCAATGGCCGCAAGATCTGGATTACCGGCGTGCCGCAGGCCGACAAGGTGCTGGTGATCGCCCGCACCCAGAAGGCCGAGGATGTGAAGCGCCGCACCGACGGCATCACCATGTTCCTGCTCGACCGCGACCGAGAGGGGCTGACCCACACCCCCATCGAGAAGGTCGGCACCAACACGCTGACTTCCTCCATGGTGTTCCTCGACGATGTCTGGGCCGGGCCGGACGAGATCGTCGGTACCCTCGACATGGGCTGGCATGAGTTGCTGGACGTGCTGAACACGGAGCGCATCGTCACCACCGCCTGCCTGGTCGGCACGGCGCAACTGGCCATCGAGCTGGCGGTGAAATATGCCGGGGAGCGCAAGGTGTTCCGCGGCGCGCCCATTGGCTCC carries:
- a CDS encoding 2-oxo acid dehydrogenase subunit E2; translated protein: GDSADAAAKAREGRLGAADMTGGAISVSNLGMFGAKALTPIISPPQSAILGIGAVEQLFRPDSQGKPALRQEMTLTLSCDHRVYDGVLAARLLQAIAEALEAPHSLLRTED
- a CDS encoding acyl-CoA dehydrogenase family protein, with translation MDFLLNEQQKMIIETARKVGGEYGLEYWREIDAKKQFPTEIWKAICESGLAAAALPEEHGGSGLGMLELALIVETLAASGAGSTVGQLFMNNPIFGGVGISRFGTEQMKRDYLPKLVSGEMLFCMALTEPDAGSNSLEIQTFARREGNGFRINGRKIWITGVPQADKVLVIARTQKAEDVKRRTDGITMFLLDRDREGLTHTPIEKVGTNTLTSSMVFLDDVWAGPDEIVGTLDMGWHELLDVLNTERIVTTACLVGTAQLAIELAVKYAGERKVFRGAPIGSYQGLQFPLAEAYAQTETARLMNYKAASLFDSGLPYGSEANIAKLIAGHASAQATDRAMQTMGGMGYAKESYVERLWRDARLFRIAPISEEMILNFISIHNLKMPRSY